A stretch of Prunus dulcis chromosome 6, ALMONDv2, whole genome shotgun sequence DNA encodes these proteins:
- the LOC117633248 gene encoding uncharacterized protein LOC117633248, with translation MDTELKVKEEIERLLKAGFIRPAIYADWLANIVPVLKRKTGAVRICVDYRNLNEASPKDEYPMPMADMLIDGAAHNQMLSFMDGNAGYNQIMMAEQDIHKTAFMCPGHIGAFEYTVMPFGLRNAGATYQRAMNSIFHDMIGHSLEVYIDDVVIKSPEEGNHISSLRKAFLRMRQHKLKMNPKKCVFGVQAGNFLGFLVHQRGIEVDKNKAKSIMEALPPRNKKELQSLLGKINFLRRFISNSAGKIQPFSSLLRLKQEQTFKWEEQHQQAFQEIKHYLSNPPVLPPPKRGRPLKLYVSASEVSIGSLLVQDNKEGKEQAVYYLSRTLTEVERRYSAIERLCLALYFTAVKLRHYMLPHTIYIIAKTDLIKYMLTRPMLRGRIGKWTLALTEFTLRYVPQKAVKGQAVADFLADHPGEEIENMDSLDIANANLLTRAHVCLNNPIYSIHLTPWKLYFDGSKTDKASGAGVVLEEPLGVRHCYSFQLDFQCTNNRAEYEALIIGLEMLVELGVQSVEILGDSMLVLKQIAGEYKCLNPSLAVYLVAARNLLTEFREATWEHIPREENFAANELAQVASGIQMPEDCVQRIIKIGRKSLPSVLTRGMEIEVNSALITKDDWREPIMTYLQYPTLPSEKRVRIMATNYLMWNEDLVRKSKDEVLLRCLGKTEYMKVMGETHEGICGAHQGGRKMCWLIRRYGYFWPTMLKDCINYSKGCEACQRHGPIQQAPSVPMNPVVKPWPFRGWAMDLIGKIYPASSQQHCFIIVATDYFTKWGYARYGRSIQVQTASIYPYYAQANGQAESSNKVIINIIRKMLEKNPKQWHEKLSETLWAYRTSKREATGMTPYALTYGHDAILPMEIAVQSLRIAHQHSLTGED, from the exons ATGGACACAGAACTAAAGGTCAAAGAAGAGATAGAAAGGCTTCTCAAGGCAGGATTCATCAGGCCAGCCATCTATGCCGATTGGTTAGCAAATATTGTACCtgttctcaaaagaaaaacaggggcAGTTAGAATCTGTGTGGATTACAGAAATCTGAATGAAGCATCTCCCAAAGACGAATATCCTATgccaatggcagacatgctaATAGACGGAGCTGCTCATAACCAGATGCTATCTTTCATGGATGGCAATGCAGGTTATAACCAGATCATGATGGCAGAACAAGACATCCACAAGACAGCCTTCATGTGCCCAGGGCATATAGGTGCTTTCGAATATACTGTAATGCCTTTCGGATTAAGGAATGCGGGTGCTACCTATCAAAGGGCAATGAATTCCATTTTTCATGATATGATAGGACATTCTTTAGAAGTGTACATAGATGATGTGGTGATTAAATCCCCCGAGGAAGGAAACCACATATCAAGTCTAAGAAAAGCATTCCTAAGAATGAGGCAgcacaaattaaaaatgaaccccaaaaaatgtgtttttggagtccAGGCAGGAAATTTCTTAGGATTCTTGGTTCACCAGAGAGGCATAGAGGTTGACAAGAATAAAGCAAAGTCCATCATGGAAGCCCTACCACCTCGGAACAAAAAGGAACTTCAGAGTCTCCTaggaaaaatcaattttctaaGGAGATTCATATCTAATTCTGCAGGAAAAATTCAACCTTTTTCTTCCCTGTTAAGGCTGAAGCAAGAACAAACATTCAAGTGGGAAGAACAGCACCAACAGGCTTTCCAGGAAATAAAACATTACCTCTCAAATCCACCAGTTCTGCCCCCACCAAAAAGAGGCAGACCACTCAAGCTCTATGTATCTGCATCAGAAGTATCCATTGGAAGTCTGCTAGTTCAAGATaacaaagaaggaaaggaGCAAGCAGTCTACTATCTAAGCAGAACATTAACAGAAGTGGAAAGAAGGTATTCCGCGATAGAAAGGCTTTGTCTGGCCTTGTATTTTACTGCTGTAAAACTCAGACACTATATGCTGCCACACACTATCTACATCATCGCCAAGACAGACTTAATCAAATATATGTTGACAAGACCAATGCTGAGGGGCAGAATTGGGAAATGGACTTTGGCTTTGACAGAATTCACCCTCAGGTATGTCCCCCAGAAAGCTGTCAAAGGGCAAGCTGTGGCAGACTTCTTAGCAGATCACCCAGGagaggaaattgaaaacatggaCTCTTTGGACATAGCAAATGCAAATCTACTAACTAGGGCTCATGTTTGCCTTAACAATCCAATCTATTCGATTCATCTTACACCTTGGAAACTATATTTTGATGGATCAAAGACAGATAAGGCTTCAGGAGCCGGGGTTGTTCTGGAGGAACCATTGGGGGTCAGACATTGCTATTCCTTCCAATTAGATTTCCAGTGCACCAACAACAGGGCCGAGTATGAAGCTTTGATTATAGGGCTTGAGATGTTGGTAGAATTAGGAGTCCAATCCGTGGAGATCTTGGGAGATTCAATGCTTGTCCTAAAACAGATTGCTGGAGAATACAAGTGTCTAAATCCTTCCCTGGCTGTATATCTAGTAGCAGCTAGAAATCTGTTGACAGAATTTAGAGAAGCTACTTGGGAACACATCCCAAGGGAAGAGAACTTTGCAGCCAATGAACTGGCTCAGGTAGCATCAGGCATACAAATGCCCGAAGACTGCGTCCAAAGGATCATCAAGATAGGAAGGAAAAGTCTACCATCTGTTCTGACTAGAGGAATGGAGATAGAAGTCAATTCTGCCTTAATCACTAAAGACGATTGGAGGGAGCCTATCATGACTTACTTGCAATATCCCACTCTGCCCTCTGAGAAAAGAGTCAGAATCATGGCTACAAACTACCTCATGTGGAATGAAGATTTGGTCCGAAAAAGTAAGGATGAGGTGCTATTAAGGTGCCTCGGAAAgacagaatatatgaaagtcaTGGGAGAAACCCATGAAGGGATCTGTGGGGCTCaccaaggaggaagaaagatgtGCTGGTTAATTAGAAGGTATGGCTACTTCTGGCCAACCATGTTGAAGGATTGCATCAACTATTCCAAGGGATGTGAAGCTTGTCAAAGACACGGCCCAATCCAGCAGGCTCCTTCAGTTCCCATGAATCCAGTGGTAAAACCATGGCCTTTTAGGGGATGGGCAATGGATCTCATTGGCAAAATCTATCCAGCCAGCAGCCAGCAGcattgttttattattgttgccacagactatttcaccaaatgg GGATATGCTAGATATGGCAGAAgcattcaagttcaaactGCTTCAATCTACCCCTATTATGCTCAAGCTAATGGACAGGCAGAATCAAGTAACAAGGTgattatcaatatcatcaggAAGATGCTGGAGAAGAATCCAAAGCAGTGGCATGAAAAGTTATCAGAGACTTTGTGGGCATACAGAACTTCAAAAAGAGAAGCGACTGGCATGACCCCCTATGCTCTGACCTACGGCCATGATGCAATTCTTCCCATGGAGATAGCAGTCCAGTCTCTTAGAATTGCTCACCAGCACAGTCTCACAGGAGAAGATTAA
- the LOC117633260 gene encoding uncharacterized protein LOC117633260 — translation MTAMMQWQVNRQFRKDREIAMARIPNPDAVVQQLDLPYGPPPGLAWPYQENPLVAQVAGLPDHREIQAGPREGVLPNQEHEAPARPDDLALVQQNQPEPQPIPPLVAQHDQPLAFQPEPPAVLPYRPRRMDPNPFPPPARGRRGRGGNNLFANHDRNRLGANWRNHLDIEEQEGHREEPPPRPYRAEPRIDYIQPEQGQNLPPVNALNDIGALQRMIREIMEPEARRGERPTYRKPYPAYIDQIPLPPGFKVPNFTLFNGEDPHASSVEHIGRFSVQCIAIENNPLLKLRLFGNSLSGQAFTWYTSLPANSVQTWEQMENVFHDYYYRIQP, via the coding sequence ATGACAGCAATGATGCAGTGGCAGGTTAACAGGCAGTTCCGGAAGGACCGAGAAATCGCCATGGCCAGAATCCCAAACCCTGATGCGGTAGTCCAGCAGTTAGATCTCCCTTACGGCCCTCCGCCAGGACTAGCATGGCCATACCAGGAAAATCCCTTAGTTGCACAGGTTGCTGGATTGCCAGATCACAGGGAAATCCAGGCTGGTCCAAGGGAAGGAGTCCTTCCTAATCAAGAACACGAAGCCCCAGCCCGACCAGATGACCTTGCACTAGTTCAGCAGAACCAGCCAGAACCTCAGCCCATTCCACCCTTGGTGGCCCAGCATGATCAACCTTTGGCATTTCAGCCAGAACCACCAGCTGTATTGCCATATAGACCCAGAAGGATGGACCCTAATCCATTCCCTCCACCCGCAAGAGGGAGAAGAGGCAGAGGGGGAAATAACCTTTTTGCTAATCATGACAGGAATAGGCTGGGGGCAAACTGGAGAAATCACCTAGACATCGAAGAGCAGGAAGGGCACAGAGAGGAACCTCCACCCAGACCATACAGAGCGGAGCCCAGGATCGATTACATCCAGCCAGAACAGGGACAAAATCTTCCCCCCGTCAATGCTTTGAATGACATAGGGGCATTGCAAAGAATGATCAGGGAAATCATGGAACCCGAGGCTAGAAGAGGAGAAAGGCCTACTTACAGAAAACCATATCCAGCCTACATCGATCAAATACCATTGCCTCCAGGTTTCAAAGTACCAAACTTCACCTTGTTCAACGGGGAGGATCCTCATGCTTCCTCAGTTGAACATATAGGCAGGTTCTCCGTCCAATGCATAGCTATTGAGAACAACCCTCTGTTGAAATTAAGACTTTTCGGCAATTCTCTCTCTGGACAAGCTTTCACCTGGTATACCAGCCTACCAGCCAATTCTGTGCAAACTTGGGAACAGATGGAAAATGTCTTCCATGACTATTATTACAGGATCCAGCCATAA
- the LOC117633265 gene encoding FCS-Like Zinc finger 16-like: MPGKRPRFVRSSTSFYDLSSLHEPLPLPPPEQRLQMKPPRYPKKVPMEEDDASPLAWSPNMENGQGQTGNFLDRCNYCRKILGEKDNIYMYSSLRAFCSPQCRHRQIVVDTVRGKIVYQSTTETVAWQRKMNNVINQ, translated from the exons ATGCCTGGGAAACGCCCGCGCTTTGTTCGTTCCTCAACCAGCTTTTACGACTTGAGTTCTCTCCACGAGCCCCTGCCGCTGCCACCGCCGGAGCAGCGGCTGCAGATGAAGCCACCGCGCTATCCCAAGAAAGTTCCCATGGAAGAGGATGATGCGTCTCCACTGGCATGGTCGCCCAATATGGAGAACGGCCAAGGGCAGACTGGCAATTTCCTTGATAGATGTAACTATTGCAGAAAGATCCTTGGCGAGAAAGATAACATTTATATGTACAG TTCGTTGCGGGCATTTTGTAGCCCTCAGTGCCGTCACAGACAAATTGTTGTGGACACGGTCAGGGGAAAGATTGTGTACCAGTCGACCACAGAAACCGTGGCTTGGCAGAGGAAGATGAACAATGTGATCAATCAATGA